A region from the Musa acuminata AAA Group cultivar baxijiao chromosome BXJ1-10, Cavendish_Baxijiao_AAA, whole genome shotgun sequence genome encodes:
- the LOC135594800 gene encoding uncharacterized protein LOC135594800 has protein sequence MALIPLSLLLLLACFSTSSSSSLYADHCSSVVPESEATSLFVDSDYSFRISKGYFSGGGEGLFGSPRASNSSSFPYFRFYAKYLHKTRSPDVLQVEGTLVLRVGHPTVFHGMTFHRRRPRRNVTLQEEATFDFSGFWSESTGKLCMVGHGIFYKPLGDPLHLSAVLKLNYPMTSNISTSLVNGTVESLGPHHIDPISLVAYAQKEYDFTMIPEANHSCSSLPFQEESLSFGPTSVCSNLLQYVTGRTFQLDYGSGCTGSNCGTVSSFGFSARFLSFDMIQCSENGRLHLYIEFHNSSYLSYDVPMVPKKSMVGEGYWDQVKNRLCLIACYILEGSSQASPSVGDCSIGLSLWFPTVMTLRRNDVVGHMWSTKKKSDPGYFSMVSFHRSGGRMVTTPGLRYKYTLMDSVSRSCKVRSGKTQSSEERYPDGRSSHDMRFSLVVEDAGGRSGWGEANLFSIGDVVCGDNDFVLASETVSFMPAADWVAKNQSVWNVSYAISYYMYSASAEVDKQVDIAAEGIYDAGSGTLCMKGCRSPSLPTKNQTAIDCEILINIQFPPLNSKMGDRINGTINTTRSKQDPLYFDPIKLYSRQIYAAEVTDAIWRMDVEIVMVMISLALSCICIGLQTFHAKKHGDALASMSITMLGVLILGYVIPLVLNFEALFANRSQSGFLTLQSGGWLDVHEVIVRILSGLALFLSFHLLQMAWSARSSDENKGHRVAEWTTLKLCLPLYFAGALLTWLISSRHHLQRSEFSRQRYGSRWEDLVPYAGLVLDGFLLPQIVLNVCRNSKDKILTPFFYVGITITRALPHLYDAYRSRSYNRRIDSSYIYASPDGDFYSLVWDVIVPCEGLLFAAAIYLQQRVGGYCLLPQRFRKRVEYEAVSVVAL, from the coding sequence ATGGCCTTGAttccactctccctcctcctcctcctcgcttgcttctccacctcttcctcctcttcgctgTACGCCGACCACTGCAGCTCCGTCGTCCCCGAATCCGAGGCTACCAGCCTCTTCGTCGACTCGGACTATTCCTTCCGTATATCGAAAGGCTATTTCTCGGGCGGCGGCGAAGGCCTCTTCGGCTCGCCACGTGCCTCCAATTCCTCCTCCTTCCCTTACTTCCGCTTCTATGCCAAGTACCTCCACAAGACACGGTCACCCGACGTCCTCCAGGTCGAGGGAACCCTAGTCCTTAGAGTTGGTCATCCGACCGTCTTCCACGGCATGACGTTTCACCGCAGGCGTCCTCGTCGGAACGTCACCTTGCAGGAAGAAGCCACCTTCGACTTCTCCGGTTTCTGGTCTGAATCAACCGGCAAGCTTTGTATGGTTGGTCACGGGATCTTCTACAAGCCCTTAGGTGATCCTCTTCATCTTTCTGCTGTTTTGAAGCTCAATTACCCCATGACTTCCAACATCTCTACCAGTCTGGTGAACGGGACTGTCGAGAGCTTGGGTCCCCACCACATCGATCCCATCTCGCTTGTGGCCTATGCTCAAAAGGAGTATGATTTCACGATGATCCCCGAAGCCAACCACTCATGCTCCTCTCTTCCATTCCAGGAGGAATCACTAAGTTTCGGGCCTACTTCAGTTTGTAGTAATCTCCTCCAGTATGTGACTGGTAGAACATTTCAGCTAGACTACGGCAGTGGCTGCACCGGTAGCAACTGTGGAACTGTTAGTAGCTTTGGGTTCTCCGCTAGATTCTTGTCCTTCGATATGATACAGTGCTCGGAGAACGGCCGGCTGCATCTCTACATCGAATTCCACAATTCCAGTTATCTTTCATATGATGTCCCAATGGTGCCTAAGAAGTCCATGGTGGGTGAAGGCTATTGGGACCAGGTTAAGAATCGTCTCTGTCTCATAGCCTGTTACATTCTTGAAGGGAGTTCACAGGCGAGCCCCTCTGTTGGTGATTGCTCGATCGGACTGAGCTTATGGTTCCCAACTGTCATGACGCTGAGAAGAAACGACGTGGTTGGTCATATGTGGAGTACCAAGAAGAAGAGCGACCCTGGCTACTTCAGCATGGTCTCGTTCCACCGGTCGGGTGGGCGAATGGTCACGACTCCTGGGCTGAGATATAAATACACCCTAATGGATTCTGTCAGCAGGTCTTGCAAGGTGAGAAGTGGCAAAACACAGTCGAGCGAGGAAAGGTATCCCGATGGAAGATCATCCCACGACATGCGGTTCAGTCTCGTGGTGGAGGATGCCGGCGGCCGAAGTGGATGGGGGGAAGCTAATCTCTTTTCTATAGGCGACGTGGTTTGCGGTGATAATGACTTCGTTCTGGCGTCGGAGACGGTAAGCTTCATGCCTGCAGCTGACTGGGTCGCGAAGAATCAAAGTGTTTGGAACGTAAGCTATGCCATAAGCTATTATATGTACTCTGCTTCCGCTGAGGTGGACAAACAGGTTGACATTGCTGCTGAGGGGATATACGATGCTGGAAGTGGAACACTCTGCATGAAGGGATGTCGATCTCCGAGTTTGCCCACCAAAAACCAAACAGCAATTGACTGTGAGATCCTAATCAATATCCAGTTTCCCCCTCTAAACTCGAAGATGGGAGATCGTATCAATGGCACCATCAACACCACAAGGAGTAAGCAGGACCCTCTGTACTTTGACCCTATAAAGTTGTATTCTCGGCAAATTTACGCAGCAGAAGTAACTGATGCGATTTGGAGGATGGATGTCGAAATCGTCATGGTCATGATCTCTCTcgcgttgtcgtgcatttgcattgGGTTGCAGACCTTCCATGCCAAGAAGCACGGTGACGCCCTGGCTTCCATGTCGATCACCATGCTCGGTGTTCTTATCCTTGGCTATGTGATTCCTCTGGTGCTGAACTTTGAAGCCTTGTTCGCGAACCGCAGTCAGTCTGGCTTTCTAACTCTGCAGAGCGGTGGGTGGCTCGACGTTCATGAGGTCATCGTGAGGATCTTATCCGGCTTAGCTCTGTTCCTCTCCTTCCACCTGCTTCAAATGGCGTGGTCCGCGAGGTCATCGGACGAGAACAAGGGGCACCGCGTCGCGGAGTGGACGACGCTCAAGCTGTGCTTGCCTCTCTACTTCGCCGGGGCGCTGCTCACTTGGCTCATCAGCTCAAGGCACCACCTGCAGAGGTCGGAATTCAGCAGGCAGCGATACGGTTCTCGCTGGGAGGATTTGGTCCCTTATGCTGGCTTAGTGCTCGACGGATTTCTGCTCCCTCAGATCGTTCTTAACGTCTGTCGGAACTCCAAAGATAAGATCCTGACGCCTTTCTTCTACGTCGGAATCACGATCACCCGAGCTTTGCCTCATCTGTACGACGCTTATCGCTCTCGCAGTTATAACCGTCGCATTGATTCATCGTACATCTACGCAAGTCCAGACGGAGATTTTTACTCGCTGGTGTGGGATGTCATCGTTCCTTGTGAAGGTTTGCTTTTTGCAGCGGCGATATACCTTCAGCAGCGGGTTGGTGGGTATTGTCTTCTTCCCCAAAGATTCAGAAAGCGTGTGGAGTACGAGGCAGTTTCAGTGGTTGCTCTTTAG
- the LOC135595718 gene encoding plasma membrane-associated cation-binding protein 1-like yields MVNYWKSKVLPTIKKVFDRNGKKAAAAEACKSFDESKEDISKEFEEKKTDLQPKVVEIYEASAVEIKTLVKKPTGSGLKKKSTVVIKFIEELVKIEFPGSKPVSEAAVKYGPGLVSGPVIFLFEQVSTLLPAEEPPAPAEPAVESTSKDITPETAEEIKKEEAEAEVEEAPAPADPAPSDPSPETEKPTEPAAEPAKA; encoded by the exons ATGGTGAATTACTGGAAGTCTAAAGTCCTTCCGACGATCAAGAAGGTGTTTGACAGGAACGGCAAGAAGGCTGCCGCCGCCGAGGCATGCAAGTCCTTCGACGAATCGAAG GAGgacatcagcaaggagttcgaagAGAAGAAGACTGACCTGCAGCCCAAAGTTGTGGAGATCTACGAAGCTTCTGCCGTTGAAATCAAG ACTCTGGTGAAGAAACCGACGGGGTCAGGACTGAAGAAGAAATCAACTGTTGTGATCAAGTTCATCGAGGAACTAGTGAAGATCG AGTTCCCTGGCTCGAAGCCGGTGAGCGAGGCTGCCGTCAAGTACGGCCCCGGCCTCGTCTCCGGTCCCGTGATCTTCCTCTTCGAGCAGGTGTCCACCTTACTCCCGGCAGAGGAGCCGCCTGCTCCCGCCGAACCGGCCGTCGAGAGCACCAGCAAGGATATTACACCGGAAACCGCGGAGGAGATCAAGAAGGAAGAGGCTGAGGCTGAGGTGGAAGAGGCACCTGCTCCGGCCGACCCGGCTCCCTCGGACCCCTCCCCGGAGACGGAGAAGCCGACCGAGCCAGCGGCTGAACCCGCCAAGGCTTGA